The window AATGCTAGTGATCATCATTTTCATGGCGATCTACCAAAACAATATTTTAAGCCAAGAATATGATGGAATACCCTGTAGTTTTGGAAAAAATCTTAATTTCGATTCAAAAATTCTATCCAAAATAAAAGAAAATAAATCTAGTCTAGAACTACAAGAGCCATTTAGTACTTCAGATCCGGTGCATTATCAAGATTGGGCAAGTTCACAATTAAAAAGTGAATACACCGGAAAGATTAACAAATTAAAATCACCGACTAGCGGAAAATTTGAAATAAACGATCCTTCAGATGTACGAAAAAGCTGTATGTATTCCGCTGCTTCAATTGTTGATAACAATAAAAATACTGCTTGGGCAGAAGGTGTGGAAGGAGATGGTATAGGTGAAATGGTATTTGTTCATCTTGATTTGGATAGAAAATTAAAAATTTGGTCTGGTTTTGGCAAAAATGACAATTTGTTTAAAGCAAACAATCGTCCAGATTTAATCGGAATTCACCTACTTATAGCTAACAAATGTAGCGGAGCACAGGATACTGATATCTATTCTAATTTCACATACGTTGGCTCTTTTGATTATAAACTTGATGACCTTAATGATTATCAAAAACTTGTAATACCGAAAAATCTATTAAAGGAATACAAATCAATAATTAATAAAAATAAAATTTTTTATGATTGTTATAAAAAAAATATTAATTCCTTCCTCATAATAGAGATCAAGAGTGTTTATAAAGGAACTAAATATTCAGATACTCTGATTTCCGAAATAGCATATGATTGATCCTTTAAATATTTAACGACGCATAACAGCGACTTACCGCTACGCTTCGGCACAAGGCCTCGCTCGGCCTACGGCAAATTGTCCTCCTGGCATTCGCCTTGCTTACGCAAGCTACATGCCAGTCCCTAACGTCCCGTTACGGGACTCAGGGTCGGACAACTTCGGTAAGTCTAGTTCGTTATACGCTATGGTTTAAATAAATATAAAATAAAAATGTGGGTTTAAGAAATATTTTAAACTAAACTCCCAGAAAATCATAAAGTGATTAATTCATACTCAAATCAATATTTAGTTAAATTTGCATTCCAAATTAACTTAATTCTTAATTTAGCCAACATAACTAAAATTTAGTTACTAATCTCTCATGATCAAAAAAATCTATTTCATATTTTCTATTCAATTTTTATTTATTCTTTTCTCTTTAAATTTTAGCAAACTTTACCCTGAAAACAAAAAATATCCTATCGATTTTTCAAAATATGAAATAAATGAAACCTATTTTATTGATTGTCCAAAAAAGAAAGAATGTTTTAAAAACTGCTCTAACACAGGATCAGCTATGCCTTATAAAAAATTTGATCAATTTAATACAAATGATCAAATTTTAAGAAATGAATGCACAAGAAAATGTAATGAAATTATTTGCACTGATCAAAATAAATAACTATATTTTCTGTTATTCATAATCGCAATTTATTTTGGAAGATATACCACAGCGTATAACAGCGACTTACCGCTACGCTTCGGCACAAGGCCTCGCTCGGCCTCCGGCAAATTCCCTTTCTGTCACTCGTTTGCATCCGCAAACTACGTGCCAGTCCCTAACGTCCCTTCGGGACTCAGGGCCAGGGAACTTCGGTAAGTCTAGTTCGTTAATTGCAATGTCCAAAAAGGATTGAAGAGAATCTTTTTTATGTTATTTTCGCTGGTTCTTTCTTTTCGCGTTTTTAAGAAAGAGAAGAGAAAGACAAAAGAGTTTCATTTGAAGAGAAGAAAAGATAAGAAAGCGCTTCAATGCAAAATTGTCTTTCTCTAATTTCTATTTGGTTCAATTATTAAATCGCAGTTCTGTTTAAGAAAGTTTAATTTACTTTTCCAGCGAAATGAATGATTTTAAGAGAAGAGACGCTCGGAATGTTTTGGACTTCTTACTTTCTTACTTACAAGATATACTATTATTGGACACTGCAATTAACATCGGCTAACCACTTCGCTTCGGGTCTTACGCCCTCGCTCGGCCTACGGCACATAGGCTTTCTGTCACTCGTTTGCAGTCGCAAACTACGTGCCAGCCCCTAACGTCCCGTTCCGGGACTCAGGGACAGCCTACGTCGGTTAGCCTAGTTCGTTATGCGATATTGTTAGAAAATAAACAGTATTATTAAAGCTAAGTATTCTCCTCAAAAAAAAAATATATTTATTTAAATATATTTTTACCTTTCCAAAAATCTGAAAATTAATTATTTCAATCTTTTCTTTCTCATTGCATTTCAAGTAATTTTCAATAATTCTATTTCTTCCAATGTAAAAACTGATTAAAGAATACTCAAATTGTAAAATATATAATTAAAAGTGGCCATATTTAAAATGTATTGTTAGGAAAAATCAAAATATTTATAATTATCATGAATTTCGGATGAATTTCATTTGAGTCCCAAGTGGAAGTAAACGTTTATTAATAATAAAAAGGCAAACGTAATTGTCCCGATCAGATAAATAACTTCTAAAGGATTAGCCTAAAAATGGAAAAGAAAGAACTAATTAATATATTTGCAAAATTGAATGCCCCAAATCCTAAATTATGGGCAGAAAGCCAAATTGAGGAAGGTATTCCGCAACTAGCTAGATACTTATTTTTAAAAGGAGCTTGGGAAGGAGTCGTACCAGATAATGAAGTATGGATCGACAATATTCTCCAATCTAATAAAAAAGATA of the Leptospira biflexa serovar Patoc strain 'Patoc 1 (Paris)' genome contains:
- a CDS encoding NADase-type glycan-binding domain-containing protein yields the protein MKKEIFLKMLVIIIFMAIYQNNILSQEYDGIPCSFGKNLNFDSKILSKIKENKSSLELQEPFSTSDPVHYQDWASSQLKSEYTGKINKLKSPTSGKFEINDPSDVRKSCMYSAASIVDNNKNTAWAEGVEGDGIGEMVFVHLDLDRKLKIWSGFGKNDNLFKANNRPDLIGIHLLIANKCSGAQDTDIYSNFTYVGSFDYKLDDLNDYQKLVIPKNLLKEYKSIINKNKIFYDCYKKNINSFLIIEIKSVYKGTKYSDTLISEIAYD